The following proteins are encoded in a genomic region of Melopsittacus undulatus isolate bMelUnd1 chromosome 8, bMelUnd1.mat.Z, whole genome shotgun sequence:
- the SSTR5 gene encoding somatostatin receptor type 5 gives MDPLYFSNTVSTEASSSDVNSSLLINVTENVTLSEQPSFKYIHKVLIPICYLLVCAVGLSGNTLVIYVVLRYAKMKTVTNIYILNLAVADVLFMLGLPFLATQNAISYWPFGSFLCRLVMTVDGINQFTSIFCLTVMSMDRYLAVVHPIKSTKWRRPRVAKLISVTVWTFSFLVVLPVIIFSDVQEDFQTCNMNWPEPVNIWSAAFIIYTSVLGFFGPLLVICLCYLLIVIKVKSSGIRVGSTRRRRSERKVTRMVVIIVVVFVFCWLPFYMMNIVNLIFILPEDPVLVGVYFFVVVLSYANSCANPILYGFLSDNFKQSFQKVLCLRKGNGVEDGDPIEHRQENSSRLQESMLTQRNIEFNGHMQTSKV, from the coding sequence ATGGATCCTCTATACTTTTCCAACACAGTTAGCACAGAAGCTAGTTCCAGCGATGTGAATTCCTCCCTGCTGATCAACGTGACGGAGAACGTGACACTCTCAGAGCAGCCCTCATTCAAATACATCCACAAAGTCCTGATTCCCATCTGTTACCTCCTTGTATGTGCAGTTGGACTCAGCGGCAACACGTTGGTCATTTATGTGGTTTTGCGCTATGCCAAGATGAAAACCGTCACCAACATATACATCTTGAATTTAGCTGTTGCTGATGTACTCTTCATGCTGGGCCTGCCCTTCCTGGCCACCCAGAATGCCATCTCCTATTGGCCCTTTGGCTCCTTTTTGTGCCGGCTGGTGATGACTGTAGATGGTATTAACCAGTTCACTAGTATATTTTGTTTGACTGTGATGAGCATGGACCGCTACCTGGCAGTAGTTCATCCCATCAAATCAACCAAGTGGAGAAGGCCCAGGGTAGCCAAGCTCATCAGTGTGACTGTCTGGACCTTCTCATTCTTAGTGGTGCTTCCAGTCATCATCTTTTCGGATGTGCAGGAAGACTTTCAGACCTGCAACATGAACTGGCCAGAGCCTGTCAACATCTGGTCAGCAGCGTTCATCATTTATACATCAGTCCTTGGTTTCTTTGGTCCCTTGTTGGTCATCTGCCTCTGCTACTTGCTGATCGTGATTAAAGTCAAGTCATCAGGGATCCGAGTTGGGTCTACGAGGCGCAGGAGATCAGAGAGGAAGGTGACCAGGATGGTGGTGATCATTGTGGTGGTCTTTGTGTTTTGCTGGCTCCCATTTTACATGATGAACATTGTAAATTTGATATTTATACTGCCAGAAGACCCCGTGTTGGTCGGGGTGTACTTCTTTGTGGTGGTTCTGTCCTATGCAAACAGTTGTGCTAACCCCATTCTTTATGGATTCCTTTCTGACAACTTCAAGCAGAGTTTTCAGAAAGTCCTTTGCCTCCGAAAGGGCAATGGTGTAGAGGATGGTGATCCCATTGAACACAGGCAAGAGAACAGCAGCCGCTTGCAGGAATCAATGTTAACCCAGAGAAATATTGAATTCAATGGACATATGCAGACTAGCAAGGTCTAA